From the Paraburkholderia sp. PREW-6R genome, one window contains:
- a CDS encoding DUF2866 domain-containing protein, protein MKQTYDTAAERPIQVRGCRVSAPIRQPWGGACRIVEWIDTTGQISRRVVAEDATAADVRATINRHVEGRKHVLYDDEKTPRQTLPRQTAARR, encoded by the coding sequence TTGAAACAGACTTATGATACCGCCGCCGAGCGGCCGATACAGGTGCGCGGGTGCCGCGTCTCCGCGCCGATTCGCCAGCCTTGGGGCGGCGCCTGCCGGATTGTCGAATGGATCGACACGACAGGGCAGATATCGCGGCGCGTCGTTGCCGAAGATGCGACCGCCGCGGACGTGCGCGCCACGATCAACCGTCACGTGGAAGGGCGCAAACACGTGCTGTACGACGACGAAAAAACGCCGCGTCAGACCTTGCCCAGGCAGACGGCGGCGCGGCGGTGA
- the alr gene encoding alanine racemase, which translates to MPRPLSATIHTSALANNLAVARRYAQKSKIWAVVKANAYGHGLARVFPGLRATDGFGLLDLEEAVKLRELGWAGPILLLEGFFRPTDIDVIDRYSLTTALHSDEQLRMLEMARLSKPVNIQLKMNTGMNRLGYTPEKFRFAWERARACQGVGQITLMTHFSDADGERGVAYQMEAFERGAQGIAGARSLANSAATLWHPASHFDWVRPGIILYGASPSGVTAAIDGTGLQPAMTLTSELIAVQTLSEGNTVGYGSAFKAHGSMRIGVVACGYADGYPRVAPEGTPVIVDGVRTRIVGRVSMDMITVDLTPVPTANIGSRVELWGASLPIDDVAHACGTIGYELMCAVAPRVPMRAE; encoded by the coding sequence ATGCCGCGCCCCCTTTCCGCCACGATTCACACCTCCGCTCTTGCCAATAACCTTGCTGTCGCCCGGCGCTACGCGCAGAAATCGAAGATCTGGGCCGTCGTCAAGGCGAACGCCTATGGCCACGGGCTCGCGCGCGTGTTCCCCGGCTTGCGTGCGACGGACGGCTTCGGATTGCTGGACCTCGAAGAGGCGGTGAAGTTGCGTGAACTGGGTTGGGCGGGTCCCATTCTTCTGCTCGAAGGCTTCTTTCGTCCGACCGATATCGACGTCATTGACCGCTACAGCCTGACTACCGCGCTGCATTCAGACGAACAGTTGCGCATGCTGGAAATGGCGCGTTTGTCGAAGCCGGTCAACATCCAGTTGAAGATGAACACTGGCATGAACCGGCTCGGCTATACGCCGGAAAAATTCCGCTTTGCATGGGAGCGTGCGCGCGCGTGCCAGGGCGTCGGACAGATCACGCTCATGACGCACTTTTCCGATGCCGACGGCGAGCGCGGCGTCGCGTATCAGATGGAAGCGTTCGAGCGCGGCGCGCAAGGCATTGCCGGCGCGCGCAGTCTGGCCAACTCGGCGGCGACGCTGTGGCATCCGGCTTCGCATTTCGACTGGGTGCGCCCCGGCATCATTCTGTACGGCGCGTCGCCGTCGGGCGTGACCGCTGCGATCGACGGCACGGGTTTGCAGCCGGCCATGACGCTCACGTCGGAACTGATCGCGGTGCAAACGCTCTCGGAAGGCAACACGGTCGGCTACGGCTCGGCGTTCAAGGCGCACGGGTCGATGCGCATCGGCGTCGTGGCATGCGGTTATGCGGACGGCTATCCGCGCGTCGCGCCCGAAGGCACGCCAGTGATCGTCGACGGCGTGCGCACGCGGATCGTCGGGCGCGTATCGATGGATATGATCACGGTCGATCTGACGCCAGTGCCCACCGCCAACATCGGCTCGCGCGTCGAACTGTGGGGCGCATCGCTGCCCATCGACGATGTCGCGCACGCGTGCGGCACGATCGGCTACGAGTTGATGTGCGCGGTTGCGCCGCGTGTGCCGATGCGTGCAGAGTAA
- a CDS encoding acyl-CoA-binding protein, translated as MTDINAQFTQAQEDVKQLPERPGNLTMLRLYALFKQASEGDVQGDKPGFTDIVGKYKYDAWAALKGTSQDAAKQQYVELVESLKSGAAA; from the coding sequence ATGACAGACATCAACGCTCAGTTCACCCAGGCTCAGGAAGACGTGAAGCAACTGCCGGAACGTCCAGGCAATCTGACGATGCTGCGCCTGTATGCGCTTTTCAAGCAGGCATCGGAAGGCGATGTACAGGGCGACAAACCGGGTTTCACCGACATCGTCGGCAAATACAAGTACGACGCGTGGGCTGCGTTAAAGGGCACTTCGCAGGATGCGGCGAAACAGCAGTACGTCGAACTTGTCGAGTCGCTGAAAAGCGGCGCGGCTGCGTAA
- the rimI gene encoding ribosomal protein S18-alanine N-acetyltransferase, translating to MSGVLLTDRYMSPMTEGDLDEVAAIEKLAYEFPWSRGNFGDSLRNGYYGVCLRHVTGTLIGYCVLMPVVDEMHLLNLCVTPAAQGAGAGLSLLREAVRITRAEKLEGLLLEVRPSNHRAIRLYERFGFMSIGRRKNYYPARHRSREDAIVMRFSFATEGADGAA from the coding sequence ATGAGTGGCGTGTTGCTCACGGACCGTTATATGTCGCCGATGACCGAAGGCGATCTGGACGAAGTCGCCGCCATCGAGAAACTCGCCTACGAATTCCCCTGGAGCCGCGGCAATTTTGGCGACTCGCTGCGCAACGGCTACTACGGCGTCTGCCTGCGGCATGTCACTGGAACGCTGATCGGCTATTGCGTGCTGATGCCGGTCGTCGATGAGATGCATCTGCTGAACCTGTGCGTCACGCCGGCCGCGCAAGGCGCCGGCGCCGGTCTTTCGCTGTTGCGCGAAGCCGTGCGCATCACGCGCGCTGAAAAGCTCGAAGGACTGCTGCTCGAAGTGCGGCCGTCGAACCATCGCGCGATCCGGCTGTATGAGCGCTTTGGCTTCATGTCGATCGGACGACGCAAGAACTATTATCCGGCGCGGCATCGCAGCCGGGAGGACGCCATCGTGATGCGTTTCTCATTTGCCACGGAGGGCGCGGATGGCGCTGCATGA
- the radA gene encoding DNA repair protein RadA: MAKTKTLYICSECGGQSPKWAGQCPSCHAWNTLVESVAEAPSTHRFQSLAKSAPVRRLADIEASDVPRFSTGVSEFDRVLGGGLVPGGVVLIGGDPGIGKSTLLLQSLAEIAADKRALYISGEESAAQIALRAQRLSLLEPGSKASELQLLAEIQLEKIQATIADQRPDVAVIDSIQTVYSDALTSAPGSVAQVRECAAQLTRIAKQSGTTIIMVGHVTKEGALAGPRVLEHIVDTVLYFEGDTHSSYRLVRAIKNRFGAVNELGVFAMTERGLRGVANPSALFLSQHEQSVPGSCVLVTQEGTRPLLVEVQALVDAANAPNPRRLAVGLEQNRLAMLLAVLHRHAGIACFDQDVFLNAVGGVKITEPAADLAVLLAIHSSMRNKPLPKGLVVFGEVGLAGEIRPSPRGQERLKEAAKLGFSVAVIPKANAPKQPMEGLQVVAVERIEQAIDRVRTLE; encoded by the coding sequence GTGGCTAAAACAAAAACGTTATACATCTGCAGTGAATGCGGCGGACAGTCGCCGAAGTGGGCCGGACAGTGCCCGTCATGCCATGCATGGAACACGCTGGTCGAGTCGGTTGCGGAAGCGCCGTCCACCCATCGCTTCCAGTCGCTCGCGAAGAGTGCGCCGGTACGGCGCCTCGCCGATATCGAAGCGTCCGACGTGCCGCGCTTTTCCACCGGTGTCAGCGAGTTCGATCGCGTGCTGGGCGGTGGTCTCGTGCCCGGCGGCGTCGTGTTGATCGGCGGGGATCCGGGCATCGGTAAGTCCACACTGCTGCTGCAATCGCTCGCGGAAATCGCCGCGGACAAACGGGCGCTCTATATCAGCGGCGAAGAGTCGGCCGCGCAGATTGCGCTGCGTGCGCAGCGGCTTTCGTTGCTCGAACCCGGTTCGAAAGCGAGCGAACTGCAACTGCTCGCGGAAATCCAGCTCGAAAAGATTCAGGCAACGATCGCGGATCAGCGCCCCGACGTCGCGGTGATCGACTCCATCCAGACCGTCTATTCGGACGCGCTGACGTCCGCGCCCGGCTCGGTCGCGCAGGTGCGCGAGTGCGCGGCGCAGCTTACGCGCATTGCCAAGCAGTCGGGCACGACCATCATCATGGTCGGCCACGTGACCAAGGAAGGCGCGCTGGCCGGTCCGCGCGTGCTCGAACACATCGTCGACACGGTGCTGTATTTCGAGGGCGACACGCATTCGTCGTATCGCCTCGTGCGCGCGATCAAGAACCGCTTTGGCGCGGTCAATGAGCTCGGTGTGTTTGCAATGACCGAACGCGGTTTGCGTGGCGTCGCCAATCCGTCGGCGCTGTTTCTGTCGCAACACGAGCAGTCGGTGCCGGGTTCGTGCGTGCTGGTGACGCAGGAGGGCACGCGGCCGTTGCTGGTCGAAGTGCAGGCGCTGGTGGACGCGGCCAATGCGCCCAATCCGCGACGCCTCGCAGTGGGCCTCGAACAGAACCGGCTTGCGATGTTGCTGGCCGTGCTGCACCGCCATGCGGGCATTGCGTGCTTCGATCAGGATGTGTTCCTGAATGCGGTGGGCGGCGTGAAGATCACCGAACCCGCCGCCGACCTGGCCGTGCTGCTGGCTATCCATTCGTCGATGCGCAACAAGCCGCTGCCCAAGGGGCTCGTGGTGTTCGGCGAAGTGGGTCTGGCCGGCGAAATTAGACCGTCGCCGCGCGGCCAGGAACGTTTGAAGGAAGCGGCCAAGCTCGGCTTCTCGGTGGCGGTGATCCCGAAGGCCAATGCGCCGAAGCAGCCGATGGAAGGCTTACAGGTCGTTGCGGTGGAGCGGATCGAACAGGCGATCGATCGGGTCCGAACGCTCGAGTAG
- the lplT gene encoding lysophospholipid transporter LplT, protein MKKGFYTIMAAQFFSSLADNALLIAAIALLKDLHAPNWMTPLLKLFFVLSYVVLAAFVGAFADSRPKGRVMFVTNTIKVAGCITMLVGAHPLIAYGIVGFGAAAYSPAKYGILTELLPPDRLVAANGWIEGTTVGSIILGTVLGGALISPHIAAPILRQHIPTVNTPAEAAMLVIMAIYVIAALFNLRIPDTGARYPKQERGPIKLVTDFADCFLVLWRDKLGQISLAVTTLFWGAGATLQFIVLKWAEVSLNMSLSEAAILQAVVAVGVAAGAIFAASRVPLKKSLSVLPVGIMMGIAVMLMAFYTRSLFPAHWGLHLGRMHVPGYLIVAYFFLMIVGGLSGFFVVPMNALLQHRGHVLLSAGHSIAVQNFNENLSVLVMLCLYAVLVWLDVPVAAVIVLFGTFVCVMMWLVMRRHQANQRAFDSVALIGEVKH, encoded by the coding sequence ATGAAAAAAGGTTTTTACACCATCATGGCCGCGCAGTTTTTTTCGTCGCTGGCCGACAATGCGCTTCTGATCGCTGCTATCGCACTGCTGAAAGATCTCCACGCCCCGAACTGGATGACGCCGCTGCTCAAGCTGTTCTTTGTGCTATCGTATGTCGTCCTTGCCGCTTTCGTGGGCGCCTTCGCCGATTCGCGTCCCAAGGGCCGCGTGATGTTCGTCACGAACACCATCAAGGTAGCCGGTTGCATCACGATGCTGGTCGGCGCGCATCCGCTCATTGCGTACGGCATCGTCGGCTTCGGCGCGGCGGCCTACTCGCCTGCCAAATACGGGATTCTGACCGAGCTGCTCCCGCCTGACCGGCTCGTTGCCGCGAACGGCTGGATCGAAGGCACGACCGTCGGCTCGATCATTCTCGGCACGGTACTCGGCGGCGCGTTGATCAGCCCGCACATCGCAGCGCCGATCCTCCGGCAGCACATTCCCACCGTCAATACACCGGCCGAAGCGGCCATGCTGGTAATCATGGCGATCTATGTGATCGCCGCACTGTTCAATCTGCGCATTCCCGACACCGGCGCGCGTTATCCGAAACAGGAACGCGGCCCGATCAAGCTCGTCACCGATTTCGCCGACTGTTTCCTCGTGCTGTGGCGCGACAAGCTCGGGCAGATTTCGCTCGCCGTCACGACGCTGTTCTGGGGCGCGGGCGCGACGCTGCAATTCATCGTGCTGAAGTGGGCGGAAGTGTCGCTGAACATGTCGCTGTCCGAGGCGGCCATTCTTCAGGCGGTGGTAGCGGTCGGCGTGGCGGCGGGCGCGATCTTCGCCGCCTCGCGCGTGCCGTTGAAGAAGTCACTCTCCGTGCTGCCAGTGGGCATCATGATGGGCATCGCCGTGATGCTGATGGCCTTCTACACGCGTAGCCTTTTCCCGGCCCATTGGGGCCTGCATCTCGGCCGCATGCATGTGCCGGGCTATTTGATCGTCGCGTACTTTTTCCTGATGATCGTGGGTGGCCTGTCGGGCTTTTTCGTCGTGCCGATGAATGCGCTTTTGCAGCATCGCGGGCACGTGCTGCTGTCGGCGGGGCATTCGATCGCCGTGCAGAACTTCAACGAGAATCTTTCGGTCCTCGTGATGCTGTGCCTGTACGCCGTGCTCGTCTGGCTCGACGTGCCGGTCGCTGCGGTGATCGTGCTGTTCGGCACTTTCGTCTGCGTGATGATGTGGCTCGTCATGCGCCGTCACCAGGCCAACCAGCGCGCATTCGATTCCGTCGCGCTGATCGGCGAAGTCAAGCACTGA
- a CDS encoding uracil-DNA glycosylase, with translation MALHESVLEEFGLTPLWVRRGTATGPEAVAGVMVESSAAEVDAAARLGQAQVQGGVAQATQVTQATQATQATQATQATQATQATQATQATQATQAPPTPQLKPDPAGFDEPPATKPSPPTRAPAPAVADTPPEDSFAWFDDLPAHPPSEAPGDATALPPIHTLDWNALAERVAGCERCRLCEKRTNTVFGVGDRHADWMLIGEAPGENEDKQGEPFVGQAGKLLDNMLHALTLARGTNVYIANVIKCRPPGNRNPEPDEVARCEPYLQRQVALVKPKLIVALGRFAAQSLLKTEASISSLRGRVHAYEGVPVIVTYHPAYLLRSLPDKAKAWADLCLARDTWRAAGAASSNATQ, from the coding sequence ATGGCGCTGCATGAATCGGTACTGGAAGAGTTCGGACTCACGCCGCTGTGGGTGCGGCGCGGCACGGCGACGGGGCCGGAGGCGGTGGCCGGGGTGATGGTCGAATCATCTGCTGCTGAGGTCGACGCGGCCGCACGGCTCGGTCAAGCACAGGTGCAAGGCGGCGTGGCGCAAGCGACGCAGGTCACGCAGGCTACGCAAGCCACGCAGGCCACGCAGGCTACGCAAGCCACGCAGGCTACGCAAGCCACGCAAGCCACGCAAGCCACGCAAGCCACGCAAGCGCCGCCAACACCGCAACTTAAGCCGGATCCAGCCGGTTTCGACGAACCACCCGCGACGAAACCGTCGCCACCAACCCGCGCCCCTGCGCCGGCCGTCGCCGATACCCCGCCCGAGGACAGCTTCGCGTGGTTCGACGATCTGCCTGCGCATCCGCCCAGCGAGGCTCCCGGCGATGCAACCGCGCTGCCGCCCATTCACACGCTCGACTGGAACGCGCTGGCGGAGCGCGTCGCCGGCTGTGAGCGTTGCCGCCTGTGCGAAAAGCGCACGAACACGGTATTCGGCGTGGGCGACCGCCACGCGGACTGGATGCTGATCGGCGAAGCACCGGGCGAGAACGAGGACAAGCAGGGCGAACCGTTCGTCGGCCAGGCCGGCAAGCTGCTGGACAACATGCTGCACGCGTTGACGCTCGCCCGCGGGACGAACGTCTACATCGCAAATGTGATCAAGTGCCGGCCGCCCGGCAACCGCAACCCCGAACCGGACGAAGTCGCACGCTGCGAGCCGTACCTGCAGCGTCAGGTGGCGCTCGTCAAGCCGAAGCTGATCGTCGCGCTCGGCCGTTTTGCCGCGCAGAGTCTTTTAAAGACGGAAGCGAGCATTTCGTCGCTGCGTGGCCGTGTGCATGCATACGAAGGCGTGCCGGTCATCGTCACGTATCACCCGGCCTATCTGCTGCGCAGCCTGCCTGACAAGGCGAAGGCGTGGGCCGACCTGTGCCTTGCCCGCGATACGTGGCGCGCGGCCGGCGCGGCGTCGTCGAACGCCACACAGTAA
- a CDS encoding DEAD/DEAH box helicase codes for MTSSNTTSPLNAIADQALGLADVDTAPAQAAAVAAAPAAAAAETAAPAGPSFASLGLSADVVSALTAAGYSNPTPVQQRAIPAGIAGRDLLVSSPTGSGKTAAFMLPAIERFSQLQKAQASQPREPRPADGGRGRRPQPVARPTMLVLTPTRELAMQVTTAAATYGKHLKRLRTVSILGGVAYGQQLMLLAKNPEILVATPGRLIDHLERGRIDLSQLQILVLDEADRMLDMGFIEDIETIVAATPASRQTMLFSATLDGKIGSLTGRLLKDPERIEIVQRLEQRTNIAQTVHYVDDRDHKDRLLDHLLRDSGLDQAIVFTATKMDADQLAGRLADAGFESAALHGDLPQGARNRTIRALRERRVRVLVATDVAARGIDIPGITHVFNYDLPKFAEDYVHRIGRTGRAGRSGIAVSLVHHAEQGALKRIERFVRTPLPVNVVEGFEPRKSAPSGNGRPGFGGRGRPGGGNGGGRRFGSGAGKPAGAGNGGSRSGSSNGSGWAGKSAGGGSREGYGGSRDGGYGARRSDGPRTARRGS; via the coding sequence ATGACTTCGAGCAATACCACCAGCCCGCTGAACGCCATCGCCGACCAGGCCCTCGGTCTCGCAGACGTCGACACCGCACCCGCGCAAGCCGCAGCCGTTGCTGCCGCGCCCGCTGCTGCCGCCGCCGAAACCGCAGCGCCCGCCGGCCCGTCGTTCGCGTCGCTGGGCTTGTCCGCGGACGTCGTCTCCGCATTGACCGCCGCCGGCTATTCGAACCCCACGCCGGTTCAGCAACGCGCGATTCCGGCTGGCATCGCCGGCCGTGACCTGCTGGTCTCGAGCCCGACCGGTTCGGGCAAGACCGCCGCGTTCATGCTGCCCGCCATCGAGCGTTTCTCCCAGCTGCAAAAAGCACAAGCCAGCCAGCCGCGCGAGCCGCGTCCGGCCGACGGTGGCCGTGGCCGCCGCCCGCAGCCGGTCGCCCGTCCGACCATGCTGGTACTGACGCCGACCCGCGAGCTCGCCATGCAGGTCACCACCGCTGCCGCCACGTACGGCAAGCACCTCAAGCGTCTGCGCACCGTCAGCATTCTGGGTGGCGTCGCCTACGGTCAACAGTTGATGCTGCTGGCCAAGAACCCCGAAATTCTGGTTGCTACGCCGGGCCGTCTGATCGACCACCTGGAACGCGGCCGTATCGATCTGTCGCAACTGCAGATCCTCGTGCTCGACGAAGCCGACCGCATGCTCGACATGGGCTTCATCGAAGACATCGAGACGATCGTTGCCGCTACCCCGGCTTCGCGTCAGACCATGCTGTTTTCGGCTACGCTCGACGGCAAGATCGGTTCGCTCACAGGCCGTCTGCTGAAAGATCCGGAGCGTATCGAGATCGTTCAGCGTCTGGAGCAGCGCACGAACATCGCGCAAACCGTTCATTACGTGGACGACCGCGATCACAAGGATCGTCTGCTCGACCATCTGCTGCGTGATTCGGGCCTCGACCAGGCTATCGTTTTCACCGCCACCAAGATGGATGCGGACCAACTGGCTGGCCGTCTGGCCGACGCCGGCTTCGAATCGGCCGCGTTGCACGGCGATCTGCCGCAGGGCGCGCGTAACCGCACGATCCGCGCGTTGCGCGAGCGCCGCGTGCGCGTGCTGGTCGCAACGGACGTCGCCGCTCGCGGTATCGACATTCCGGGCATCACGCACGTGTTCAACTACGATCTGCCGAAGTTCGCGGAAGACTACGTGCACCGTATCGGCCGTACCGGCCGTGCTGGCCGCTCGGGTATCGCGGTGAGCCTCGTGCATCACGCCGAGCAGGGCGCGCTCAAGCGCATCGAGCGTTTCGTGCGCACCCCGCTGCCGGTCAATGTCGTCGAAGGTTTCGAGCCGCGCAAGTCGGCTCCGTCGGGTAACGGCCGTCCTGGCTTTGGCGGCCGCGGCCGTCCGGGCGGTGGCAACGGCGGCGGCCGTCGTTTTGGTAGCGGTGCGGGCAAACCGGCTGGCGCCGGCAACGGCGGTTCACGCAGCGGCAGCAGCAATGGCAGCGGCTGGGCCGGCAAGTCGGCGGGCGGCGGTTCGCGTGAGGGCTACGGCGGCTCGCGCGACGGTGGCTACGGCGCACGCCGCAGCGACGGTCCGCGCACGGCGCGTCGCGGCAGCTAA
- a CDS encoding CaiB/BaiF CoA-transferase family protein, with amino-acid sequence MKGLRVLDLTRLLPGPVAALRLAELGADVLKIEAPGAGDPTRTMMQSSGDRVAGRPGAFYRLVNRGKRETRLDLKSDAGRNVLRALAAEADVLIESFRPGVMERLGLGYETLRAANPRLVYCAISGYGASGPFAERAGHDLNYIGYAGVLDQLASRDGAPILPNFQIADLLGGALAAVTQILAALWHVSRGGEGRFVDVSMTHVTHAHNVVAQVSVSNEGAAPAAGEGLLNGGVPCYNLYRTLDQRWLAVGALEQKFWETLCMALDRPEWATRHWSLGQAIGGPDAAALTQELAGIIGARTLKEWVLLLEPLDCCVSPVLTPAEAALHPLFNLSAGAADSDEGIDETEAARSTRHPE; translated from the coding sequence CTGAAGGGCCTGCGCGTGCTCGACCTGACGCGTCTGTTGCCGGGTCCGGTCGCTGCGCTGAGGCTCGCCGAACTCGGCGCTGACGTGCTGAAAATCGAAGCACCGGGAGCGGGCGATCCAACACGCACGATGATGCAGTCGTCGGGCGACCGCGTCGCGGGACGGCCTGGGGCGTTCTACCGGCTGGTGAACCGCGGCAAGCGCGAAACGCGACTCGATCTGAAGTCGGATGCGGGTCGCAATGTGCTGCGCGCGCTTGCGGCCGAGGCAGATGTACTGATCGAGAGCTTCCGGCCCGGCGTCATGGAGCGCCTCGGTCTTGGTTACGAAACGCTGCGCGCGGCCAATCCCCGACTTGTCTATTGCGCGATCAGCGGCTATGGCGCGAGCGGGCCGTTTGCCGAGCGTGCGGGCCACGATCTGAACTACATCGGTTATGCGGGCGTGCTCGATCAACTGGCGAGCCGGGACGGCGCACCCATCCTGCCCAACTTCCAGATCGCCGACCTGCTCGGCGGCGCGCTTGCGGCGGTTACGCAGATTCTGGCCGCGCTGTGGCACGTATCGCGCGGCGGCGAAGGCCGTTTTGTCGACGTGTCGATGACGCACGTCACGCACGCGCACAACGTGGTCGCGCAGGTTTCAGTGTCGAACGAGGGCGCCGCGCCCGCCGCAGGTGAAGGGCTGTTGAACGGCGGCGTGCCCTGCTACAACCTGTATCGCACGCTCGATCAGCGCTGGCTTGCGGTCGGCGCACTCGAACAGAAGTTCTGGGAGACGCTGTGCATGGCGCTCGATCGTCCCGAGTGGGCGACGCGTCACTGGAGTCTCGGTCAGGCAATCGGCGGCCCGGACGCCGCCGCGCTCACGCAGGAACTCGCCGGAATCATTGGCGCGCGCACGCTGAAAGAGTGGGTTCTGCTGCTGGAGCCGCTCGATTGCTGCGTGTCGCCGGTGCTGACGCCGGCTGAAGCGGCACTGCACCCGCTGTTCAACCTGTCGGCCGGTGCGGCGGACAGTGACGAAGGCATCGACGAAACCGAAGCGGCACGGAGCACTCGCCACCCGGAATGA
- a CDS encoding DUF1853 family protein: MAADGPAASAAVTYGPRAASDTPRADGLLDVLCDPAVRDLAWLLLSANLLRPQPPAGMLADPFDNASDTVATIRWLRALDLAPQPLHRDLADTRITRVGRYAERLLGWFLQHGPAMRLIAAGVQVRHAGVTLGECDFLLETRQGARLHWELAVKCYLHAGDSRGALADYVGPNLKDRLDLKLSHVLDHQLPLSSRDEFKAIGYEGPWTPRMLIKGWLFYRHGETPPDAPELDASHNRGWWVTRADWAAFAAAHAAHWRSLPRLEWLAPRRYEAASALDASGAGKAVAPATVPAAAAFIGASALAVQFADHHGPFMVAAFAQDDAGNWLERSRGFIVPDDWPEQARAYARQ; this comes from the coding sequence ATGGCCGCCGACGGGCCGGCGGCGTCCGCCGCAGTCACGTACGGCCCACGCGCGGCCTCGGACACACCACGCGCGGACGGGTTGCTGGACGTACTGTGCGACCCCGCCGTGCGTGATCTGGCGTGGCTGCTCCTGAGCGCCAATCTGTTGCGTCCGCAACCACCGGCCGGCATGCTCGCCGATCCATTCGACAACGCCAGCGACACCGTCGCGACGATCCGATGGTTGCGCGCGCTAGACCTCGCACCGCAGCCGTTGCATCGCGATCTGGCCGACACGCGTATCACGCGTGTCGGGCGCTATGCCGAGCGACTGCTCGGCTGGTTTCTCCAGCATGGTCCGGCCATGCGGCTGATCGCCGCCGGCGTGCAGGTAAGACACGCGGGCGTGACGCTCGGCGAGTGCGACTTTCTGCTCGAAACGCGGCAGGGCGCGCGGCTCCACTGGGAGTTGGCGGTCAAGTGCTATCTGCATGCGGGCGACTCGCGCGGCGCGCTCGCAGACTACGTCGGTCCGAATCTGAAGGACCGTTTAGACCTCAAGCTCTCACACGTACTGGATCATCAGTTGCCGCTGAGTTCACGCGACGAATTCAAGGCAATCGGCTACGAAGGTCCGTGGACGCCGCGCATGCTCATCAAAGGCTGGCTGTTTTACCGGCACGGCGAGACGCCACCGGATGCGCCCGAGCTGGACGCGTCGCATAATCGTGGCTGGTGGGTCACACGCGCGGACTGGGCGGCTTTCGCGGCAGCACACGCAGCGCATTGGCGCAGTTTGCCGCGTCTGGAATGGCTCGCGCCGCGCCGTTACGAAGCGGCTTCAGCGCTCGATGCCAGCGGCGCAGGCAAAGCCGTTGCGCCCGCAACGGTTCCGGCCGCCGCCGCTTTCATTGGCGCGAGCGCGCTCGCCGTGCAATTCGCCGATCATCATGGCCCGTTCATGGTCGCCGCGTTCGCTCAGGACGATGCGGGCAACTGGCTGGAGCGCTCGCGCGGTTTCATCGTGCCGGACGACTGGCCGGAGCAGGCGAGAGCGTACGCGCGACAGTAA
- the thiD gene encoding bifunctional hydroxymethylpyrimidine kinase/phosphomethylpyrimidine kinase — MTQPIPNVLTIAGSDSGGGAGIQADLKAFSALGAYGASVITALTAQNTHGVTAIHAPDPGFVTAQLDAVFDDIRIDAVKIGMLANAPIARAVAEAMRRHKPKCIVLDTVMISKSNHALLLPDAVAAVRDELLPLADLLTPNLPEAAALLGVPVVTDEAGMVEQGEALRALGARAVLMKGGHLNATDSPDWLVQASGTLRLGGPRVPVKNTHGTGCTLSSAIAALVPLRGDLASAVADAKTYLTGALQASDRLDVGSGVGPVHHFYRWW, encoded by the coding sequence ATGACTCAACCAATTCCCAATGTGCTGACTATCGCCGGCTCCGATTCCGGCGGCGGCGCCGGAATCCAGGCCGACCTGAAGGCGTTTTCTGCGCTCGGCGCCTACGGCGCGAGCGTCATTACCGCGCTGACCGCGCAGAACACGCACGGCGTCACGGCGATCCATGCGCCGGACCCGGGCTTCGTCACCGCGCAACTCGACGCCGTGTTCGACGACATCCGCATCGACGCCGTGAAAATCGGCATGCTTGCCAATGCGCCGATCGCACGCGCGGTCGCCGAGGCAATGCGTCGTCACAAGCCGAAATGCATCGTGCTCGACACGGTGATGATCTCAAAAAGCAATCACGCGCTCTTGCTGCCGGATGCGGTCGCCGCGGTGCGCGACGAACTGCTGCCGCTCGCCGATCTGCTGACGCCGAACCTGCCGGAAGCGGCCGCGCTGCTCGGCGTACCGGTCGTCACGGACGAAGCGGGCATGGTCGAGCAAGGCGAAGCGCTGCGCGCACTCGGCGCGCGCGCGGTGCTGATGAAAGGCGGCCATCTGAACGCAACCGACAGCCCGGACTGGCTCGTGCAGGCAAGCGGCACGCTGCGCCTCGGTGGTCCGCGCGTGCCGGTGAAGAATACGCATGGGACGGGCTGCACGTTGTCGTCGGCAATCGCGGCGTTGGTGCCGCTACGCGGCGATCTGGCGAGCGCGGTGGCGGACGCGAAAACCTATCTGACCGGCGCGCTGCAAGCGAGTGACCGGCTGGACGTCGGCAGCGGCGTTGGGCCGGTGCATCACTTTTATCGCTGGTGGTGA